A section of the Deinococcus taeanensis genome encodes:
- a CDS encoding ABC transporter substrate-binding protein, producing the protein MNNKTLSAVALATLALTLAACNKQGGKGASSTLVIQQSADIPTLDPGTTYDTSSGQIVENIYETLLGYQGNDIEKLVPVLATEWKESSGGKAYRFTLRDGVKFHSGNTMSCADAEYTFRRNLVTNTGDSGNWFLSESLLGTASNASDDKSITWAKISSAVRCDGDTLVFTLPGVDPAFLSKLAYTGQGIVDSAHAKKIGEWDGTEATWKDWVGKDIMGSQLSQKPSGTGAYKLVSREANAMTLTAFEGYWGEDKPKIQNVILQKVPEQAARIQAFLKGDADFIEEGGRSIISTQLKDKPGVAVLDDLPNTSASGIAMNQNIAEGGALGSGKLDGQGIPANFFSDADVRRGFVAAFDVPTYIEQVQEGKGQARNFLLPDSFPGYDTNLEAAQFDPEVAKAAFQRAWGGEVWENGFTVNISYRAGAQAQQTAMELLKKNIESLNPKFKVNIVAKEWSELIKAENTPKEAMIVSGWAPDYADPDNFVSTFYSSTGYYQPRINGKDEQIDTWIKQARSTTSTERRNELYAQVAKRALEQAYYIILPSSPTVFTYRDDIEGVSEEAFNPMMSFTAGTFWKNLSKK; encoded by the coding sequence ATGAACAACAAGACCCTCAGCGCCGTGGCCCTCGCCACGCTGGCCCTGACCCTGGCCGCCTGCAACAAACAGGGTGGGAAAGGTGCCAGCAGCACCCTCGTCATTCAGCAGTCCGCGGATATTCCCACCCTCGACCCCGGCACCACGTACGACACCTCCAGCGGCCAGATCGTGGAGAACATCTACGAGACGCTGCTCGGCTACCAGGGCAACGACATCGAGAAACTCGTTCCCGTGCTTGCCACCGAATGGAAGGAAAGCAGCGGCGGCAAGGCATACCGCTTCACGCTGCGTGACGGCGTGAAATTCCACTCCGGCAACACCATGAGCTGCGCCGACGCGGAGTACACCTTCCGCCGCAACCTCGTGACGAACACCGGCGACAGCGGCAACTGGTTCCTGTCCGAGAGCCTGCTGGGCACCGCCAGCAACGCCAGCGACGACAAGAGCATCACCTGGGCGAAGATCAGCAGCGCCGTGCGCTGCGACGGCGACACCCTGGTCTTCACGCTGCCGGGCGTGGACCCCGCGTTCCTGTCCAAACTGGCCTACACCGGCCAGGGCATCGTGGACAGCGCCCACGCCAAGAAAATTGGCGAGTGGGACGGCACCGAAGCCACCTGGAAGGACTGGGTCGGCAAGGACATCATGGGCAGCCAGCTGTCGCAGAAGCCCAGCGGCACCGGCGCGTACAAACTGGTCAGCCGCGAGGCGAACGCCATGACCCTCACCGCCTTTGAAGGGTACTGGGGTGAGGACAAGCCTAAGATTCAGAATGTGATCCTGCAGAAGGTCCCGGAGCAGGCCGCCCGCATCCAGGCGTTCCTGAAGGGCGACGCGGACTTCATTGAGGAAGGCGGCCGCTCGATCATCAGCACGCAGCTGAAGGACAAGCCTGGCGTGGCCGTCCTGGACGACCTGCCCAACACCTCCGCGTCCGGCATTGCCATGAACCAGAACATCGCCGAGGGCGGCGCGCTCGGCAGCGGCAAGCTCGACGGGCAGGGCATTCCCGCCAACTTCTTCAGTGACGCCGACGTGCGCCGCGGCTTCGTGGCGGCCTTCGACGTGCCCACGTACATCGAGCAGGTTCAGGAAGGCAAGGGCCAGGCCCGCAACTTCCTGTTGCCCGACTCGTTTCCCGGCTACGACACGAACCTGGAAGCGGCGCAGTTCGACCCGGAGGTCGCCAAGGCTGCGTTCCAGCGCGCGTGGGGCGGCGAGGTCTGGGAGAACGGCTTCACCGTCAACATCTCCTACCGCGCTGGCGCGCAGGCCCAGCAGACCGCCATGGAACTGCTGAAGAAGAACATCGAATCCCTGAACCCGAAGTTCAAGGTGAACATCGTCGCCAAGGAATGGAGTGAGCTGATCAAGGCAGAGAACACCCCGAAAGAAGCCATGATCGTTTCCGGCTGGGCGCCGGATTACGCCGACCCAGACAACTTCGTGTCCACCTTCTACTCCTCGACCGGGTACTACCAGCCGCGCATCAACGGCAAGGATGAGCAGATCGACACCTGGATCAAGCAGGCGCGCAGCACCACCAGCACAGAGCGCCGCAACGAACTGTACGCCCAGGTCGCCAAACGCGCGCTGGAGCAGGCGTACTACATCATCCTGCCCTCCAGCCCCACGGTGTTCACGTACCGTGACGACATCGAGGGCGTGAGCGAAGAGGCCTTCAACCCGATGATGTCCTTCACGGCCGGGACCTTCTGGAAGAACCTCAGCAAGAAGTAA
- a CDS encoding response regulator has protein sequence MLDAETIAAGTARPITLLLVDDHPVVRKGTRELLESETDLRVVGEASSGEEAILRARELTPDVILMDVSMPGMNGIDATRAIKAERPGVGVLVLTSYDDDAYVFALLEAGAAGYLLKNASEDDLLGAVRAVAAGESALHPSVARKVLERFSTHTTPTPPEDDLSPRELEVLRVAATGRTNKEIARDLDISPRTVQVHLANIFSKLGVGSRTEAVLYGIKRGWIDPKNL, from the coding sequence ATGCTTGACGCCGAAACCATCGCCGCCGGAACCGCGCGCCCCATCACGCTGCTGCTCGTGGACGACCACCCGGTCGTGCGCAAGGGCACCCGTGAACTGCTGGAAAGCGAAACGGACCTGCGCGTGGTGGGCGAGGCCAGCAGCGGCGAGGAAGCGATCCTGCGGGCACGGGAACTCACGCCGGACGTCATCCTGATGGACGTCAGCATGCCCGGCATGAACGGCATTGACGCCACGCGCGCCATCAAGGCCGAGCGGCCCGGCGTAGGCGTGCTGGTCCTCACCAGCTACGACGATGACGCGTACGTGTTCGCGCTGCTGGAAGCCGGCGCCGCCGGCTACCTGCTGAAAAACGCCAGTGAGGACGACCTGCTCGGCGCCGTGCGCGCCGTGGCCGCCGGGGAAAGTGCCCTGCACCCCAGCGTGGCCCGCAAGGTCCTGGAGCGCTTCAGCACCCACACGACGCCCACGCCCCCTGAAGACGACCTGAGTCCCCGGGAACTGGAAGTGCTGCGCGTCGCCGCCACCGGACGCACCAACAAGGAGATCGCCCGGGATCTCGACATCAGCCCCCGCACGGTGCAGGTGCACCTGGCGAACATCTTCAGCAAACTGGGTGTCGGCAGCCGCACGGAAGCGGTGCTGTACGGCATCAAGCGCGGCTGGATCGACCCGAAGAACCTGTAA
- a CDS encoding GAF domain-containing protein yields the protein MTPQVPALLPPFPPALSQAGNVAQFARALAEYACQTLRAHGVRVWVVQDAQLSPAAEEGRGLALSDGTLAHEALTVGTLLEDGMLAALPFGCGVLEAVGAAPEGLRALAGAAPLLTLAVEGVQAREARRGHGRIAETVEGLVRRLGGSLDLPEVLTVTAQSAALALGFRRAFVALFSELREGGARTGEVFTYGFTEEFKGGIGVGPVTFEALVRRGEAIRFERGRDAQSPLARGLAELDPAAAVIAPLSARGQALGLLYVDTQQAGASASEDDARLVLALAEQASLAIDNARLYGIETRKREAAEALREAGAALAGSLHLSDTLARVLERAVSLFHADAAAVYERQPDGRTVNIRSAVGLPSEYMLRVRAKVGLGVTGRAIANCEPVAARDLTTEHYGGSSRYTRQLLAGGRYPYRGVISLPLVTRAGVFGALTLYWEAPLPLDADDLALAAVFASQAGLAIENARLYEEELRRENEAGLLLNVARVLGDDQGDAALADAARLVTHAMNAARGLIALTDDAGSFTRCATYNLHVPDPADLSALAAQLGRGPRALTRRYTLPTAGSGLIVPLRPDSGTRAEAPLLGLLYLDDPSTDAPGEHLLALARSVADQITQTLTRERLLAALERQEARYRQLAEGAHDLIISTDADGVITYANPAAGTLLEPLTGPLPGANLLELPTRETRAALRGAWSAARRASRGSRAEIQIGPYRLELRVGVVDGGRSVLTVGRDLSELQTLADEIARRGQALEAATSRTVEMRSFLTLFTQAQEEERRRISRELHDDTAQVLTATTRRVARLARDLNGEQKTRADDILGDLNAAIDGVRRFARNLRPSVLDDLGLLPALEWLATQAATPTRLEVSGAERRLDSATELTLFRLAQEALNNVDKHAGAHSAAIRVAFQAGHVQVAVTDDGRGFTPDQAQARAQAGHLGLTGLRERVALTGGTLDVHSHPGEGTTLTFTIPG from the coding sequence GTGACCCCCCAGGTGCCCGCGCTTCTCCCGCCGTTCCCGCCTGCGCTGTCGCAGGCAGGCAACGTTGCGCAGTTCGCGCGGGCGCTCGCCGAGTACGCCTGCCAGACGCTGCGCGCGCACGGCGTGCGGGTCTGGGTGGTGCAGGACGCGCAGCTGAGCCCCGCCGCGGAGGAAGGCCGCGGGCTGGCCCTCAGTGACGGCACGCTGGCGCACGAGGCGCTCACGGTGGGGACGCTGCTCGAAGACGGCATGCTGGCCGCCCTGCCCTTCGGGTGCGGGGTTCTGGAAGCCGTGGGCGCCGCGCCCGAGGGGCTGCGCGCCCTGGCCGGCGCGGCGCCCCTGCTGACCCTGGCGGTTGAGGGCGTGCAGGCCAGGGAAGCCCGGCGGGGGCACGGCCGCATCGCGGAAACCGTGGAAGGCCTTGTGCGGCGCCTGGGCGGCAGCCTGGACCTGCCGGAGGTGCTGACCGTCACCGCGCAGAGTGCGGCCCTGGCCCTGGGGTTCCGGCGGGCGTTCGTGGCGCTGTTCAGCGAACTGCGCGAGGGCGGCGCCCGCACCGGTGAGGTGTTCACGTACGGGTTCACCGAGGAGTTCAAGGGTGGCATCGGGGTGGGCCCCGTCACGTTCGAGGCGCTGGTGCGCCGCGGGGAGGCCATCCGCTTCGAGCGGGGCCGGGACGCGCAGTCCCCTCTGGCACGCGGCCTCGCGGAACTCGACCCGGCCGCGGCGGTCATCGCGCCCCTCTCCGCGCGTGGGCAGGCGCTCGGGCTGCTTTACGTGGACACGCAGCAGGCCGGCGCCTCGGCCAGTGAGGACGACGCGCGGCTGGTGCTGGCCCTGGCCGAGCAGGCCTCACTCGCCATCGACAACGCCCGGCTGTACGGCATCGAAACCCGCAAACGGGAGGCGGCCGAGGCGCTGCGCGAGGCGGGCGCGGCGCTGGCGGGCAGCCTGCACCTGAGCGATACGCTGGCGCGCGTGCTCGAACGCGCCGTCAGCCTCTTTCACGCTGACGCCGCCGCCGTGTACGAACGGCAGCCGGACGGCCGGACCGTGAACATCCGCTCCGCGGTGGGCCTGCCCAGCGAATACATGCTGCGCGTGCGCGCCAAGGTGGGGCTGGGTGTCACCGGGCGCGCCATTGCGAACTGCGAACCCGTCGCGGCGCGGGATCTCACCACCGAGCATTACGGCGGCAGCAGCCGCTACACCCGGCAGCTGCTGGCCGGGGGCCGCTACCCGTACCGGGGCGTGATCAGTCTGCCGCTCGTCACGCGCGCGGGCGTGTTCGGGGCGCTCACCCTGTATTGGGAAGCGCCGCTGCCGCTGGACGCCGATGACCTGGCGCTCGCGGCCGTGTTCGCCTCCCAGGCGGGGCTCGCCATTGAGAACGCCCGCCTGTACGAGGAGGAACTGCGCCGTGAGAACGAGGCGGGCCTGCTGCTGAACGTCGCCCGCGTGCTGGGCGACGACCAGGGTGACGCCGCGCTGGCCGACGCGGCCCGGCTGGTCACGCACGCCATGAACGCCGCGCGCGGCCTGATCGCGCTGACCGACGATGCCGGCAGTTTCACGCGCTGCGCCACGTACAACCTGCACGTCCCGGACCCCGCTGACCTGAGCGCCCTGGCCGCGCAGCTGGGCCGCGGCCCGCGCGCCCTGACGCGCCGCTACACCCTGCCGACGGCCGGGTCCGGGCTGATCGTGCCGCTGCGGCCAGACTCCGGAACGCGCGCCGAGGCGCCCCTGCTGGGCCTGCTGTACCTGGATGACCCCAGCACCGACGCGCCCGGCGAGCACCTGCTGGCCCTGGCGCGCAGCGTGGCCGACCAGATCACCCAGACCCTCACGCGCGAGCGGCTGCTGGCGGCACTGGAACGGCAGGAGGCCCGCTACCGGCAGCTGGCCGAGGGCGCGCACGACCTGATCATCAGCACCGATGCGGACGGCGTGATCACCTACGCCAACCCGGCGGCCGGAACACTGCTCGAACCCCTGACCGGACCGCTGCCAGGCGCGAACCTGCTGGAACTGCCCACCCGGGAGACCCGCGCGGCCCTGCGCGGCGCATGGAGTGCCGCGCGGCGCGCTTCCCGCGGCAGCCGCGCCGAGATCCAGATCGGCCCGTACCGCCTGGAACTCCGCGTGGGGGTCGTGGACGGCGGGCGCAGCGTCCTCACCGTGGGGCGCGACCTTTCGGAACTGCAGACGCTGGCTGACGAGATCGCGCGCCGCGGGCAGGCGCTGGAAGCCGCCACGAGCCGCACCGTGGAAATGCGGTCGTTCCTGACGCTGTTCACGCAGGCGCAGGAGGAGGAACGCCGGCGCATCAGCCGCGAACTGCACGACGACACCGCCCAGGTCCTGACCGCCACCACCCGCCGCGTGGCGCGGCTCGCGCGGGACCTGAACGGCGAGCAGAAAACGCGCGCCGACGACATCCTGGGGGACCTGAACGCCGCGATCGACGGCGTGCGCCGCTTCGCGCGCAACCTGCGCCCCAGCGTGCTCGACGACCTGGGCCTCCTGCCCGCCCTGGAGTGGCTGGCCACGCAGGCCGCCACGCCCACCCGCCTGGAGGTCAGCGGCGCCGAACGCCGCCTGGACTCCGCCACCGAACTCACGCTCTTCCGCCTGGCGCAGGAGGCCCTGAACAACGTGGACAAGCACGCCGGCGCGCACTCCGCGGCAATTCGCGTGGCGTTCCAGGCGGGGCACGTGCAGGTGGCCGTCACCGACGACGGGCGGGGGTTCACGCCGGATCAGGCGCAGGCGCGCGCGCAGGCCGGGCACCTGGGCTTGACCGGCCTGCGCGAGCGCGTGGCCCTCACGGGCGGCACGCTGGACGTCCACAGCCACCCCGGGGAGGGCACCACCCTGACGTTCACGATTCCCGGCTGA
- a CDS encoding VOC family protein — protein sequence MAHRIQVQGVHHITIVGSTRQSALDFWEGVLGMPFVFEQPNLGNPAENHLYFDPGDGRLLTVFTDEGRQDAGRPAPREPGTAEHLAFNVSRATFQQAPARLRARGIEVLERDRGFMDSIYFRDPNGMKVELACYKFQTPEGFRDADVLRRAYELRVERGDEHITAEHLADAIETLIGPRRPRS from the coding sequence ATGGCACACCGGATTCAGGTGCAGGGCGTTCATCACATCACCATCGTGGGGTCCACACGTCAGAGTGCCCTCGACTTCTGGGAGGGCGTGCTGGGCATGCCGTTCGTGTTCGAGCAACCGAACCTGGGCAACCCGGCGGAAAATCACCTGTACTTTGATCCGGGCGACGGCCGCCTGCTGACGGTCTTCACGGACGAGGGGCGCCAGGACGCGGGCCGGCCCGCACCTCGGGAGCCGGGAACGGCGGAGCACCTGGCGTTCAACGTGTCGCGCGCCACCTTCCAGCAGGCGCCGGCGCGGCTGCGCGCCCGCGGCATTGAGGTGCTTGAACGCGACCGGGGGTTCATGGACTCCATCTACTTCCGGGATCCGAACGGCATGAAGGTTGAACTCGCCTGCTACAAGTTCCAGACGCCGGAGGGGTTCCGGGACGCGGACGTGCTGCGCCGCGCGTACGAACTGCGCGTCGAGCGGGGCGATGAGCACATCACGGCCGAGCACCTCGCCGACGCCATCGAGACCCTGATCGGCCCGCGCCGCCCCCGGTCCTGA
- a CDS encoding YkoP family protein, which produces MLSASISAAVTRAALHAGAWGAWQGGHPGDPRVGLSIPVRDAATLSAVLETLAGAGVRATLLLSPTLASTCGPLLRAHPEHEVGGHGRPDGVAALEVSAGQPVRTWSTPEHLTGLRALGRRGLHALPVAPPAAAPGALLQVPPEQLAGRLADLKRLGYRPVPVRDVPDLRPGTGRDLLLRGYTRLVEDRFARQHRVIDLAQRADAVMRVAPLDHAPAPLPLPPGTPTAELHLHSPRIVGLASRGALGAYRAYLRSLRDVGAALQQRPELLGAQAVFAVTLFHGPLEQAGFTLLDLPPARARLYGLGFRLLRVAYGTTRSPSQDTPKMAWLPREEFLARYG; this is translated from the coding sequence ATGCTCAGCGCCTCCATATCCGCCGCAGTGACCCGGGCCGCCCTGCACGCAGGCGCGTGGGGCGCGTGGCAGGGCGGTCACCCCGGCGATCCCCGCGTGGGCCTGAGCATTCCCGTACGGGACGCGGCCACCCTGAGCGCGGTGCTCGAAACCCTCGCGGGGGCGGGCGTGCGGGCCACGCTGCTGCTCTCCCCCACCCTGGCCTCCACGTGCGGGCCGCTGCTGCGCGCCCACCCGGAGCACGAGGTGGGGGGTCACGGCCGCCCGGACGGCGTGGCCGCCCTGGAGGTCAGTGCCGGGCAGCCCGTCCGCACCTGGAGCACCCCGGAGCACCTGACCGGACTGCGCGCCCTGGGCCGGCGCGGCCTGCACGCCCTGCCGGTGGCACCGCCCGCAGCTGCGCCGGGTGCCCTGCTGCAGGTCCCGCCCGAGCAACTGGCCGGGCGCCTCGCCGACCTCAAGCGCCTGGGGTACCGCCCGGTGCCGGTGCGGGACGTGCCGGACCTGCGCCCCGGAACGGGCCGGGACCTGCTGCTGCGCGGCTACACCCGGCTGGTGGAGGATCGCTTTGCACGGCAGCACCGGGTGATTGACCTGGCGCAGCGGGCGGACGCGGTTATGCGTGTGGCGCCGCTGGATCACGCGCCGGCGCCGCTGCCCCTGCCGCCGGGAACGCCCACGGCGGAGCTGCACCTGCACTCGCCGCGCATCGTGGGCCTGGCGTCGCGCGGCGCGCTGGGGGCGTACCGGGCGTACCTGCGCAGCCTCCGGGACGTGGGCGCCGCGCTGCAGCAGCGCCCGGAACTGCTGGGCGCCCAGGCGGTGTTCGCGGTGACGTTGTTTCACGGTCCGCTGGAACAGGCGGGGTTCACCCTGCTGGACCTGCCGCCTGCCCGGGCGCGCCTGTACGGCCTGGGGTTCCGGCTGCTGCGCGTGGCGTACGGCACCACCCGCTCGCCCAGTCAGGACACACCGAAGATGGCGTGGCTGCCCCGGGAGGAGTTCCTGGCCCGTTACGGTTGA
- a CDS encoding glycosyltransferase: MKPLRIGLFTDTFLPDQNGIVTSVGLLSDELRAQGHHVDVVAPDFPEHVDTRADVVRVESVRYMFLPTYRLAWPTRKDFTQKYDVVHTHTPLTLGMAGARLARKWNVPHVATYHTHIEAYTHYVPGMTTLQRHTGVVTRAMRLLYGRADAVITPTAGMMDVLRAMRVNHPVVIPTSIDPRVLKAAPPVGNPWPAGKRRVLSVGRLAREKRFDHVLDTLPGLPDAHLVILGEGPERDHLEAHAQRIGVADRVTFLGVRPWTEIGAYYRLAELFLFASDTETQGLVLQEAQLMGVPVVAVGARGTLSGVAHERSGYLVNPADVNALTHHARQVLADPALWARLSAGARTFGASTTPAGVAQQVLDVYSHALGMPREIAFPADASSLPRSTLAYDQ, from the coding sequence ATGAAGCCGCTGCGCATCGGGCTGTTCACGGACACGTTCCTGCCCGATCAGAACGGCATCGTCACCAGCGTCGGGCTCCTGAGCGATGAGCTGCGCGCCCAGGGGCACCACGTGGACGTCGTGGCCCCGGACTTCCCGGAGCACGTGGATACCCGCGCGGACGTCGTGCGGGTCGAGAGTGTCCGTTACATGTTCCTGCCCACGTACCGCCTCGCGTGGCCCACCCGCAAGGACTTCACGCAGAAATACGACGTGGTGCACACGCACACGCCCCTGACACTGGGCATGGCCGGCGCCCGACTGGCCCGCAAGTGGAACGTACCGCACGTCGCCACGTACCACACGCACATCGAGGCGTACACTCACTACGTGCCCGGCATGACGACCCTGCAGCGCCACACCGGCGTCGTCACCCGCGCCATGCGCCTGCTGTACGGCCGCGCGGACGCCGTGATCACCCCCACCGCCGGCATGATGGACGTGCTGCGCGCCATGCGCGTCAACCACCCGGTCGTGATTCCCACCAGCATCGACCCGCGTGTCCTGAAGGCCGCGCCGCCCGTCGGGAACCCCTGGCCGGCCGGGAAACGCCGGGTGCTCAGTGTGGGCCGGCTCGCCCGCGAGAAACGCTTCGATCACGTGCTTGACACCCTGCCCGGCCTGCCTGACGCCCACCTCGTGATTCTGGGCGAGGGGCCCGAACGCGACCACCTGGAAGCGCACGCGCAGCGCATCGGGGTGGCCGACCGCGTCACGTTCCTGGGCGTGCGCCCCTGGACGGAGATCGGCGCGTACTACCGCCTGGCGGAACTGTTCCTGTTCGCCAGCGACACCGAAACGCAGGGGCTCGTGCTGCAGGAGGCGCAGCTGATGGGCGTGCCCGTCGTGGCTGTCGGCGCGCGCGGCACCCTCAGCGGCGTCGCCCACGAACGCAGCGGCTACCTCGTCAACCCCGCCGACGTGAACGCCCTGACCCACCACGCCCGGCAGGTCCTGGCCGACCCCGCTCTGTGGGCGCGTCTTTCCGCCGGTGCCCGCACCTTCGGCGCGAGCACCACCCCTGCGGGCGTGGCCCAGCAGGTTCTCGACGTGTACAGCCACGCGCTGGGCATGCCCCGCGAGATCGCGTTTCCTGCCGACGCTAGCAGTCTTCCTCGAAGTACCCTCGCGTATGACCAGTGA
- a CDS encoding glycosyltransferase: MPAFTVVIPARNEAKYLPLTLRALELQTERPAEVIVVDNGSRDHTVSIAQAWGARVLNCLEPGVARTRQLGLEAARTDWVATTDADSLPVPGWLEALSGGTPGRVALYGPMRFTGVARHWSVLSGGAYSAFLHGARLTGRPNLAGANMAFSRQAALLVGGYPDVEAYEDVLLGEQLARVGEVAYVRGALVETSARRLERGAVPFLWQHLRNITGHTRGYFEEDC; the protein is encoded by the coding sequence GTGCCCGCGTTCACAGTTGTCATTCCGGCCCGCAACGAGGCGAAGTACCTGCCCCTGACCCTGCGGGCACTTGAGCTGCAGACGGAGCGCCCGGCGGAAGTGATTGTGGTGGACAATGGCAGCCGTGATCACACGGTGAGTATCGCTCAGGCGTGGGGTGCACGCGTTCTGAATTGCCTGGAGCCCGGGGTGGCGCGCACGCGCCAGCTGGGCCTGGAGGCCGCCCGCACGGACTGGGTGGCGACCACGGACGCGGATTCGCTTCCGGTGCCCGGGTGGCTGGAGGCCCTTTCGGGGGGCACGCCGGGCCGCGTGGCCCTGTACGGGCCCATGCGCTTTACCGGGGTGGCGCGGCACTGGTCGGTGCTGTCGGGCGGAGCGTACAGCGCGTTCCTGCACGGCGCGCGGCTGACCGGCCGGCCGAACCTGGCGGGCGCGAACATGGCCTTCTCGCGTCAGGCGGCGCTGCTCGTGGGCGGGTACCCGGATGTGGAGGCGTACGAGGACGTGCTGCTGGGCGAGCAGCTCGCGCGGGTGGGTGAGGTCGCCTACGTGCGCGGCGCGCTGGTGGAGACCAGTGCCCGCCGCCTGGAGCGGGGCGCAGTGCCGTTTTTGTGGCAGCATCTGCGCAACATCACTGGTCATACGCGAGGGTACTTCGAGGAAGACTGCTAG
- a CDS encoding MFS transporter codes for MTLRARLPMQPGTLRVVMIALLSLAAAEFVRSGLYLSYLGQSGAVQAQLRLPDAAVGLAWATHIAADTLMRGPAGLLIARQGLRTAMIAGATLSLISVSLLPLAHGPVPLLLIAALHGVGFSVAWPGAMNLTADVTRSDAQGRTLTAVGMLVTPMIGLGYFVFGSLRSAPLQTTYLITLGMLGLSLLAAVLLPARAVRGPARTPLTREGLRRTLRRVRPLLPAALMQTVTLSLFGQVLYKLADALKFPYWQLISVLIVGGAVAFACLPIIGRMADRGRAVFTLTAGYALIAAGMAGLALVPPLWAMYPLAAVVGVGFAGVQPGWAALVTRTLPAAERPTAWGALMTMENTGTAVGPLLGALAFTHLGAGGPFALGATLALITTTFYLLTRHVFAAGQQPEAAS; via the coding sequence TTGACCCTCCGCGCGCGCCTGCCCATGCAGCCCGGCACCCTGCGGGTGGTGATGATCGCCCTGCTGTCCCTGGCGGCGGCGGAATTCGTGCGCAGCGGCCTGTACCTCTCCTACCTGGGGCAGAGCGGCGCCGTGCAGGCCCAGCTGCGCCTCCCGGACGCCGCCGTGGGCCTCGCCTGGGCCACGCACATTGCCGCCGATACGCTCATGCGTGGCCCCGCAGGGCTGCTCATCGCCCGGCAGGGCCTGCGCACCGCCATGATTGCCGGCGCCACCCTGAGCCTGATCAGCGTGAGCCTGCTGCCCCTCGCGCACGGACCCGTGCCGCTGCTCCTGATTGCGGCGCTGCACGGCGTGGGGTTCAGCGTCGCGTGGCCGGGCGCCATGAACCTCACGGCCGACGTCACGCGCAGCGACGCCCAGGGCCGCACCCTCACCGCCGTGGGCATGCTCGTGACCCCCATGATCGGCCTGGGGTACTTCGTGTTTGGCTCCCTGCGGAGCGCGCCCCTGCAGACCACGTACCTGATCACCCTGGGGATGCTCGGCCTTTCACTGCTGGCCGCCGTGCTGCTGCCTGCCCGCGCCGTGCGCGGCCCGGCGCGCACCCCCCTGACCCGCGAGGGCCTGCGCCGCACCCTGCGCCGCGTGCGGCCGCTGCTGCCCGCCGCGCTGATGCAGACCGTCACCCTGTCGCTGTTCGGGCAGGTGCTGTACAAACTCGCCGACGCCCTGAAATTCCCGTACTGGCAGCTGATCAGTGTCCTGATCGTCGGGGGCGCCGTTGCCTTCGCGTGCCTGCCCATCATTGGCCGCATGGCCGACCGGGGCCGCGCGGTATTCACCCTCACCGCCGGGTACGCCCTGATCGCCGCAGGTATGGCCGGACTCGCCCTGGTGCCCCCCCTGTGGGCCATGTACCCGCTGGCGGCCGTGGTGGGCGTGGGTTTCGCCGGGGTGCAGCCCGGCTGGGCGGCCCTGGTCACCCGCACGCTGCCCGCCGCGGAACGCCCCACCGCCTGGGGTGCGCTGATGACCATGGAGAACACCGGCACCGCCGTGGGTCCCCTGCTGGGCGCCCTGGCGTTCACGCACCTGGGCGCCGGCGGTCCCTTCGCGCTGGGCGCCACGCTCGCCCTGATCACCACCACCTTCTATCTGCTGACCCGGCACGTCTTCGCGGCCGGGCAGCAGCCGGAGGCGGCCTCCTGA
- a CDS encoding polysaccharide deacetylase family protein — protein sequence MGGGDPDGRRVALTFDDGPSARTSELLAVLARHEARATFFVTAPACAAHPDALRALEHAGHRLEAHGRWHRHALLLLPWQEWAQVRWHPRPAQPGPLLYRPPYGGHSPLTRVLARLAGRQVALWDTEGRDWTDADATTLADWTLARARPGSIILLHDGPAVTTDLLEQLLAGLRARGLHAAPLHELPPRRITLARGLRRLRSSYGA from the coding sequence CTGGGTGGCGGAGACCCCGACGGGCGGCGCGTGGCGCTCACCTTCGACGACGGCCCCAGCGCCCGCACATCAGAACTCCTCGCCGTTCTGGCCCGGCACGAGGCGCGCGCCACGTTCTTCGTGACCGCCCCCGCCTGCGCCGCGCACCCGGACGCCCTGCGTGCCCTGGAACACGCCGGGCACCGCCTGGAGGCGCACGGCCGCTGGCACCGTCACGCGCTGCTGCTGCTTCCCTGGCAGGAATGGGCGCAGGTTCGCTGGCACCCCCGCCCCGCGCAGCCGGGGCCGCTGCTGTACCGCCCGCCCTACGGCGGGCACAGTCCCCTGACCCGAGTGCTCGCGCGCCTCGCCGGCCGTCAGGTGGCCCTCTGGGACACCGAAGGACGCGACTGGACTGACGCCGACGCCACCACGCTGGCGGACTGGACGCTGGCGCGCGCGCGGCCGGGCAGCATCATCCTGCTGCATGACGGTCCGGCCGTCACGACTGACCTGCTGGAGCAGCTGCTCGCCGGTCTGCGGGCCCGCGGTCTGCACGCCGCGCCGCTGCATGAACTGCCGCCCCGGCGCATCACGCTCGCCCGAGGCCTGCGTCGTCTGCGCAGCAGTTACGGCGCCTGA